One window from the genome of Haladaptatus paucihalophilus DX253 encodes:
- a CDS encoding pyridoxamine 5'-phosphate oxidase family protein, whose protein sequence is MEHVEFVYTFGMDKTEIERKLREAETGVLSLARGDDAYSIPVAFHYDGERILLRFGVEEGGEKLSFVEGTDTASFVVYEFADDDSWSILVTGRLVPASDSLDDTAINERFIPLRIFDESISDVEPELYELRMESVTGRKT, encoded by the coding sequence ATGGAACACGTCGAGTTCGTCTACACCTTCGGCATGGACAAAACGGAGATCGAACGGAAGCTACGCGAGGCCGAAACCGGTGTCCTCTCGCTCGCCCGCGGCGACGACGCCTACTCCATCCCCGTCGCGTTCCACTACGACGGCGAGCGCATCCTGCTCCGGTTCGGCGTCGAGGAGGGGGGCGAAAAGCTGTCGTTCGTGGAGGGAACCGACACCGCCAGTTTCGTCGTCTACGAGTTCGCGGACGACGACTCGTGGAGCATCCTCGTGACGGGACGCCTCGTCCCGGCGTCGGATTCGCTCGACGACACGGCGATAAACGAACGGTTCATCCCGCTCAGGATCTTCGACGAGTCGATTTCGGACGTGGAACCCGAACTGTACGAACTCCGCATGGAATCGGTGACGGGACGAAAAACGTGA
- a CDS encoding TetR/AcrR family transcriptional regulator gives MTETPTFLEDPTDTRDTIMRATYLALCKHGYADLTIQRIADEFPKSKSLLYHHYDGKDDLLLDFLEFMLEHQRERIPAEPTSSADDHLNAIFDRVFRTPMTDDYRDFWRAMVELRAQAAHDEKYRDHFTRSDEFFRELFANVVRSGIDDGVFREVNPERTAAYLQTTITGVMTRRVTTNGDIIEDVREELDEYVRLRLLAGETGDSTER, from the coding sequence ATGACGGAGACGCCGACGTTCCTCGAAGACCCGACCGACACGCGGGACACCATCATGCGGGCGACGTATCTGGCCCTCTGCAAGCACGGCTACGCCGACCTCACGATTCAGCGTATCGCCGACGAGTTCCCGAAGAGCAAGTCGTTGCTCTACCACCACTACGACGGGAAGGACGACCTCCTGCTCGACTTTCTGGAGTTCATGCTCGAACACCAGCGGGAGCGGATCCCCGCCGAACCGACGAGCAGCGCGGACGACCACCTGAACGCCATCTTCGACCGCGTGTTTCGCACGCCGATGACCGACGATTACCGCGATTTCTGGCGGGCGATGGTCGAACTGCGCGCACAGGCCGCCCACGACGAGAAGTATCGGGACCACTTCACGCGAAGCGACGAGTTCTTCCGAGAACTGTTCGCCAACGTCGTCCGGTCCGGTATCGACGACGGCGTCTTCCGCGAGGTGAACCCCGAACGAACGGCGGCGTACCTCCAGACGACCATCACGGGCGTGATGACGCGGCGCGTGACGACGAACGGGGACATCATCGAGGACGTCCGTGAGGAACTCGACGAGTACGTTCGTCTTCGCCTGCTCGCGGGCGAAACGGGCGATTCGACTGAGCGATAA
- a CDS encoding universal stress protein, which produces MSRRILVPVDNAPQSDTALEHAIEVYPDSTIVLLHVVDPSGWISSDEFGDILYDDSVEKAEKAAADELLSDMQETAVESGTTAETVRLIGRPAHTIIDYAADEDNDIDAIVMGSHGRTGLNRILLGSVAETVTRRSPVPVTVVH; this is translated from the coding sequence ATGTCCCGTCGAATTCTCGTTCCCGTTGACAACGCACCGCAATCGGACACGGCGCTCGAACACGCCATCGAAGTCTATCCCGACTCGACCATCGTTCTGCTCCACGTTGTCGACCCCAGTGGGTGGATTTCCTCGGACGAGTTCGGGGACATCCTCTACGACGATTCCGTCGAAAAGGCGGAGAAAGCGGCCGCGGACGAGTTGCTCTCGGATATGCAGGAGACGGCCGTCGAATCTGGTACCACGGCGGAGACCGTCCGGTTGATCGGTCGTCCGGCACACACGATAATCGACTATGCGGCCGACGAGGACAACGACATCGACGCCATCGTCATGGGTAGCCACGGGCGAACCGGCCTCAACAGAATTCTCCTCGGAAGCGTGGCGGAAACGGTGACGCGACGGTCTCCGGTTCCCGTCACCGTCGTTCACTGA
- a CDS encoding DUF6663 family protein, with amino-acid sequence MSEDTRFRVLAAPEEGPLRLLNRETYEPVVTATDGHGASVAELHPGYCIDADLDWTTSEPTIRSFSVVRRTLYAFADGIEPVFEAAQQTWTEAQMAGDSMNSRVTRNTDNEVNGVLYVFAEDDRGSVFEAFREGTRPVEPLVERVNEEEGDAPREVFVLRPADGAYVIVTIALRKGGQFAGTLRDTYDCPSPVE; translated from the coding sequence ATGAGTGAAGACACGCGATTCCGCGTCCTCGCCGCGCCGGAGGAGGGACCGCTCCGCCTGCTGAACCGGGAGACGTACGAACCCGTCGTCACCGCCACCGACGGCCACGGCGCGTCGGTCGCCGAACTGCACCCCGGCTACTGCATCGACGCCGACCTCGATTGGACGACGAGCGAACCGACGATTCGGTCGTTCTCGGTGGTTCGACGAACGCTGTACGCCTTCGCCGACGGAATCGAACCCGTCTTCGAGGCCGCCCAGCAAACGTGGACGGAGGCACAGATGGCTGGCGATTCGATGAACAGTCGCGTGACGCGCAACACGGACAACGAGGTCAACGGCGTCCTCTACGTGTTCGCCGAGGACGACAGGGGGAGCGTCTTCGAGGCGTTCCGCGAGGGCACCCGCCCGGTCGAACCGCTGGTGGAGAGAGTAAACGAGGAGGAAGGGGACGCGCCGCGGGAGGTGTTCGTCCTCCGACCCGCTGACGGGGCGTACGTCATCGTCACCATCGCGCTCCGGAAGGGCGGCCAGTTCGCGGGGACGCTCCGGGATACCTACGATTGTCCGTCGCCGGTGGAGTGA
- a CDS encoding sulfite exporter TauE/SafE family protein: MSSEPAIRPGEFVRNLRRFRYRELLMAIATVAVVVAAIGLFPGVENVTNGLKTNATTTDLALFVALIVLAAMVKGMVGFGFALIATPLAASVMNVEIAVVVLAIPPWMINVFQVGETDTGLEFVRREWSLIGLALVGSIAGVFFFSAFKTSALVTFLIGLVLFGYVLFQLGKGFVSVEGTHNPVALGVVGLLEGFLLGAANLGPLLPTYLHTFERDTERYVGGLSMVLGLVFTAKIAQMLATGVMTSYHLWLGSTLAVVTLVGLFAGTYLRRVEIDERKFNWLVVGILLVISLKIFSKTVPALFF; encoded by the coding sequence ATGTCGAGCGAACCAGCAATTCGCCCCGGGGAATTCGTCAGGAACTTGCGTCGATTCCGGTACCGGGAACTGCTGATGGCGATAGCGACCGTGGCGGTCGTCGTCGCCGCAATCGGTCTCTTCCCCGGCGTGGAGAACGTGACGAACGGGCTGAAGACGAACGCGACGACGACGGACCTCGCGCTCTTCGTCGCCCTCATCGTGTTGGCCGCGATGGTGAAGGGGATGGTCGGGTTCGGCTTCGCGCTCATCGCCACGCCGCTCGCGGCGTCGGTGATGAACGTCGAAATCGCCGTCGTCGTCCTCGCGATTCCGCCGTGGATGATAAACGTCTTTCAGGTGGGCGAGACGGACACCGGCCTCGAATTCGTCCGCCGGGAGTGGTCGCTCATCGGCCTCGCGCTCGTCGGGAGCATCGCGGGCGTCTTCTTCTTCTCCGCGTTCAAAACCAGCGCGCTGGTGACGTTCCTCATCGGCCTCGTCCTGTTCGGCTACGTCCTGTTCCAACTCGGCAAGGGGTTCGTCTCCGTGGAGGGAACGCACAATCCCGTCGCCCTCGGCGTCGTCGGCCTCTTGGAGGGGTTCCTCCTCGGCGCGGCCAATCTCGGCCCGCTCTTGCCGACGTACCTCCACACGTTCGAGCGCGACACGGAACGGTACGTCGGCGGCCTCTCGATGGTGCTCGGTCTGGTGTTCACCGCGAAAATCGCCCAGATGTTGGCAACTGGAGTCATGACTTCCTACCACCTCTGGCTGGGTTCGACGCTCGCCGTCGTCACCCTCGTCGGGTTGTTCGCCGGGACCTACCTTCGGCGCGTCGAGATAGACGAACGAAAGTTCAACTGGCTGGTTGTCGGCATCCTGCTGGTCATCTCGCTGAAAATCTTCTCGAAGACTGTTCCGGCGCTGTTCTTCTGA
- a CDS encoding HAD family hydrolase, translating to MYDAVLFDNDGVLVRPPKRELLREAAVSAFEEFDVDPAEDHLDAVTHSATPDGFRRVCEVYGFDPDAFWKARDGAASETQRQEIRAGRTTTYDDVGTLSDFDRPLGLVSSNQQATVEFMLDYFELGRHFETYYGRPPTVEGIRRKKPDPHFLELALSDLGVEDALFVGDSESDVVAAHNAGVDSAFIRRPHRADYDLTVEPTYEIEGLPEIFDVLD from the coding sequence ATGTACGATGCGGTGTTGTTCGACAACGACGGCGTGCTCGTGAGACCGCCGAAACGCGAGTTGCTCCGCGAAGCGGCGGTTTCGGCGTTCGAAGAATTCGACGTGGACCCCGCGGAGGACCACCTCGACGCGGTGACGCACAGCGCCACTCCCGACGGGTTTCGGCGGGTCTGTGAGGTGTACGGGTTCGACCCGGACGCGTTCTGGAAGGCCCGCGACGGCGCCGCCTCCGAGACGCAACGTCAGGAGATAAGAGCGGGCCGGACCACGACCTACGACGACGTTGGAACGCTCTCGGATTTCGACCGACCGCTCGGCCTCGTCAGTTCCAACCAGCAGGCGACGGTGGAGTTCATGCTCGACTACTTCGAACTCGGACGCCACTTCGAGACCTACTACGGCAGACCGCCGACCGTCGAGGGAATCCGCCGCAAGAAACCCGACCCGCACTTCCTCGAACTCGCACTGTCCGACCTCGGTGTGGAAGACGCCCTCTTCGTCGGCGACAGCGAGAGCGACGTGGTCGCCGCACACAACGCCGGAGTGGACTCCGCGTTCATCCGCCGACCGCACCGCGCCGACTACGACCTCACCGTCGAACCGACGTACGAAATCGAAGGACTCCCCGAGATTTTCGACGTACTGGACTGA
- a CDS encoding nucleoside triphosphate pyrophosphohydrolase: MVRTYDKLVRDHIPDIIEENDERPVTHVADSDEHERRLAEKLDEEVAEFRESGEVMELADVLEVVYALAEGKGISPDELERLRAEKAAERGGFDDGIVLERVE, from the coding sequence ATGGTTCGGACGTACGACAAGCTGGTGCGCGACCACATCCCCGACATCATCGAGGAAAACGACGAACGGCCGGTGACGCACGTCGCCGACTCGGACGAACACGAACGACGACTCGCCGAGAAGTTGGACGAGGAGGTCGCGGAGTTCCGCGAGTCGGGCGAGGTGATGGAACTGGCCGACGTGCTCGAAGTCGTCTACGCGCTGGCCGAGGGGAAGGGAATCTCGCCCGACGAACTGGAACGCCTCCGGGCAGAGAAGGCGGCCGAGCGGGGCGGTTTCGATGACGGAATCGTCCTCGAACGGGTCGAGTAA
- a CDS encoding MDR family MFS transporter: protein MSTETSDGIGRERLVILGGLMLGMLLGSIDQSIVSTALPTIVGDLGDASKMSWIVTAYLVTVTVTTPLYGKLSDLYGRSIIFETSISIFLLGSILSGLAGEFAAINDAVGPMTQLALFRALQGIGAGGLIAMATTILGDIFSPRERGKYMSYMMLIFGAATIGGPLLGGYLTDHYSWRWIFYINVPIGLAAITITHFKLDLPTPEADHDIDYLGAALLVFSVGALMLVTTWGGDRYAWDSVEIFSLAAATVVFGVLFALQELRVDEPVFPIHLLDRHTVVGVMTLSFCLGIGMFGATIYLPVFLQTVLGASATNSGLLLFPLVGGMLVTSAVTGQLMTRLGHYKLFAVVGTVVGTVGYWLLHTMSPATTSTESTAFMFVTGMGLGFVMPVLTVAVQNAVEREDLGVATTSVTFSRSLGSSIGVAVFGALLTNQLTHRLSDAFGAKAGSGTLAASGGSIDPKTISALPAGIHNVVVTALANSIDTVFLAGTGVLALAFVVALTLPNTELSEEAHVSMGEGAAEPMDD from the coding sequence ATGAGCACTGAAACGAGCGACGGTATCGGCCGTGAACGCCTCGTTATCCTCGGCGGACTGATGCTGGGGATGCTCCTCGGCTCCATCGACCAGTCCATCGTCTCGACGGCGCTTCCGACCATCGTCGGCGACTTGGGCGACGCGAGCAAGATGTCGTGGATCGTCACGGCCTACCTCGTGACCGTCACGGTGACGACGCCGCTCTACGGAAAGCTAAGCGACCTGTACGGACGCTCCATTATCTTCGAGACGTCCATCTCCATCTTCCTGCTCGGGTCCATCCTCTCCGGCCTCGCCGGGGAGTTCGCCGCCATCAACGACGCCGTTGGCCCGATGACTCAACTCGCGCTGTTCCGCGCGCTGCAAGGTATCGGCGCGGGCGGTCTCATCGCCATGGCGACGACCATCCTCGGCGACATCTTCTCGCCCCGCGAACGCGGGAAGTACATGAGCTACATGATGCTCATCTTCGGCGCGGCGACCATCGGTGGACCGCTCCTCGGCGGCTACCTCACCGACCACTACAGCTGGCGCTGGATCTTCTACATCAACGTCCCCATCGGGTTGGCGGCCATCACCATCACGCACTTCAAACTCGACCTCCCGACGCCGGAGGCCGACCACGACATCGACTACCTCGGAGCCGCGCTCCTCGTCTTCTCGGTCGGTGCCCTCATGCTCGTCACGACGTGGGGCGGCGACAGGTACGCGTGGGACTCCGTGGAAATCTTCTCGCTCGCCGCCGCGACGGTCGTTTTCGGCGTCCTGTTCGCCCTGCAGGAACTTCGGGTGGACGAACCCGTGTTCCCCATCCACCTGCTCGACAGGCACACCGTCGTCGGCGTCATGACGCTCAGCTTCTGTCTCGGTATCGGAATGTTCGGGGCGACCATCTACCTCCCCGTCTTCCTCCAGACCGTCTTGGGCGCGAGCGCGACGAACTCCGGGTTGCTCCTCTTCCCGCTCGTCGGCGGAATGCTCGTCACGAGCGCGGTCACGGGGCAACTCATGACCCGCCTCGGACACTACAAGCTGTTCGCCGTCGTCGGCACCGTGGTCGGCACCGTCGGCTACTGGTTGCTTCACACCATGTCCCCGGCGACGACCTCCACGGAATCGACCGCGTTCATGTTCGTCACCGGGATGGGTCTCGGGTTCGTCATGCCCGTCCTCACCGTCGCGGTGCAGAACGCCGTCGAGCGCGAGGACCTCGGCGTTGCGACGACCTCCGTCACGTTCAGTCGGAGCCTCGGTAGCTCCATCGGGGTCGCCGTCTTCGGTGCGCTCCTGACGAACCAGCTCACCCACCGCCTCTCCGACGCCTTCGGCGCGAAGGCCGGTTCGGGAACCCTCGCGGCGTCCGGCGGCAGCATCGACCCGAAGACCATCAGCGCGCTCCCGGCGGGGATACACAATGTCGTCGTCACGGCGCTGGCCAACAGCATCGACACGGTGTTCCTCGCCGGAACCGGCGTGCTCGCGCTCGCGTTCGTCGTGGCGCTCACGCTCCCCAACACGGAACTCAGCGAAGAGGCGCACGTCTCGATGGGCGAGGGTGCCGCCGAACCGATGGACGACTGA
- a CDS encoding fructosamine kinase family protein: MDELVSRLSTVIDERPTDIRELDGGEIGTVHRVEFDSRAPLVVKTSETSLAVEATMLSHLADHGLPVPDVLYGADDLLVLEYVEGDSTITREIERDVAAHLAALHEKTAPAYGFECDTLTGSLRQPNPWTDSWVDFYRDRRLVHAASVARETGELPESAFERVEALAADLESLLVEPEAPSLIHGDVWTTNLLAADGELRAFLDPATYYAHAEIELAYVDWTGTVGDAFFERYDDIRGIDSGFDSRRDVYVVYPLLSHVYHFGDEYLPELDRTLSRVGY; the protein is encoded by the coding sequence ATGGACGAACTCGTGTCCCGCCTCTCGACGGTCATCGACGAACGGCCGACCGACATCCGCGAACTCGATGGGGGAGAAATCGGCACCGTGCATCGCGTCGAGTTCGACTCCCGAGCGCCGCTCGTCGTCAAGACGAGCGAGACGTCGCTCGCCGTCGAAGCGACCATGCTGTCCCACCTCGCCGACCACGGCCTTCCCGTTCCCGACGTTTTATACGGGGCGGACGACCTCCTCGTGCTGGAGTACGTCGAAGGCGACTCGACCATCACCCGCGAAATCGAACGGGACGTCGCGGCGCACCTCGCCGCCCTCCACGAGAAAACCGCACCGGCCTACGGTTTCGAATGCGACACGCTCACGGGGTCGCTCCGCCAGCCGAATCCGTGGACCGATTCGTGGGTCGATTTCTACCGCGACCGGCGACTCGTTCACGCCGCGTCCGTCGCCCGCGAGACCGGCGAACTGCCGGAGTCCGCGTTCGAGCGGGTCGAAGCGCTCGCCGCCGACCTCGAGTCGCTGCTGGTCGAACCCGAGGCACCCTCGTTGATACACGGCGACGTGTGGACGACGAACCTCCTCGCGGCCGACGGGGAACTCCGCGCCTTCCTCGACCCGGCGACGTACTACGCCCACGCGGAAATCGAACTCGCGTACGTGGATTGGACGGGGACCGTCGGCGATGCCTTCTTCGAACGCTACGACGACATCCGCGGCATCGATTCCGGGTTCGACTCGCGCCGCGACGTGTACGTGGTCTATCCGTTGCTCTCACACGTCTACCACTTCGGGGACGAGTACCTGCCGGAACTCGACCGGACGCTTTCGCGGGTGGGCTACTGA
- a CDS encoding MATE family efflux transporter: MSAGNRDVNLTDGDLFKPLLLLSAPIVASQLMQVVYNLADTFWVGQIGPGAVSAVSYAFPLVFLLISLGTGFSIAGTALVSQNKGAGNHDRVNHVAGQTISFTLLASLVFAVVGYFAVPTLVSLIGTTPGTQIYRWTVEFTRTTFLGVFFMFGFFMFQALLRGWGDTRTPMYLMAFGVSLNILLDPFFVYGFTDNLLLEFLGLGGLQTTLFNLTGFTGFGVQGAAIATVLSRGIGAVIGLSILFSGRVGIHLSIDDIIPEPKTVKKIIRIGGPSSIDMSTRALGVTFLTAIVSMAGDPAVAAFGIGNRLNSLVFLPSIGLAQGTTTVVGQNLGANKPERSERAVYYASATLAVVLAVVSILAWYFAEPVVGIFVGSSDNYSRAKVIHIGAQYLRTIGPTFLFLGIFRVVTSAFRGAGDTTTAMAFTILSLWVFRIPVAYGLLTYTAMGATGVWYAIAFSNTVTAILAFVWFRRGAWKSNELDDVKQPSPAD, translated from the coding sequence ATGAGCGCCGGAAATCGTGACGTGAACCTCACCGACGGAGACTTGTTCAAACCGCTATTATTGCTGTCGGCACCCATCGTCGCCAGCCAGTTGATGCAGGTCGTGTACAATCTCGCGGACACGTTCTGGGTCGGCCAGATCGGCCCCGGTGCCGTGAGCGCCGTCTCGTACGCGTTCCCGCTCGTCTTCCTCCTCATCAGCCTCGGAACCGGCTTTTCCATCGCCGGGACGGCGCTCGTCTCGCAGAACAAAGGAGCGGGCAACCACGACCGCGTTAACCACGTCGCCGGGCAGACCATCTCGTTCACGCTGCTCGCATCGTTGGTTTTCGCGGTCGTCGGCTACTTCGCCGTGCCGACCCTCGTTTCGCTTATCGGAACGACGCCGGGTACGCAGATATATCGCTGGACCGTCGAGTTCACGCGAACGACGTTCCTCGGCGTGTTCTTCATGTTCGGCTTCTTCATGTTTCAGGCGCTCCTCCGCGGCTGGGGAGATACGAGGACGCCGATGTATCTGATGGCGTTCGGCGTCTCGCTCAACATCCTCCTCGACCCGTTCTTCGTCTACGGGTTCACCGACAACCTGCTGTTGGAGTTCCTCGGTCTCGGCGGACTCCAGACGACACTGTTCAACCTTACCGGATTCACCGGGTTCGGGGTACAGGGCGCGGCGATTGCCACTGTTCTCTCGCGCGGCATCGGCGCGGTCATCGGACTCTCCATCCTGTTCAGCGGCCGCGTCGGCATTCACCTGTCGATAGACGACATCATCCCGGAACCGAAGACGGTGAAGAAGATCATCCGCATCGGCGGTCCGTCCAGCATCGACATGTCGACGCGGGCACTCGGCGTCACGTTCCTGACCGCCATCGTCTCGATGGCAGGCGACCCAGCGGTCGCCGCTTTCGGTATCGGTAACCGGCTGAACTCGCTCGTTTTCCTCCCGAGCATCGGACTCGCACAGGGGACGACGACAGTGGTCGGGCAGAACCTCGGCGCGAACAAACCCGAGCGCTCGGAGCGAGCGGTGTACTACGCGTCCGCCACATTGGCGGTTGTACTTGCCGTCGTGAGCATCCTCGCATGGTACTTCGCGGAACCCGTCGTCGGGATATTCGTCGGATCCAGCGACAACTACAGTCGTGCGAAAGTCATCCATATCGGCGCGCAGTACCTCCGCACTATTGGTCCAACGTTCCTGTTCCTCGGCATCTTCCGAGTCGTCACCTCGGCGTTCCGCGGGGCAGGTGATACGACCACCGCGATGGCGTTTACCATCCTCTCGCTCTGGGTGTTCCGCATCCCCGTGGCGTACGGCCTGTTGACGTACACCGCGATGGGCGCGACGGGCGTCTGGTACGCCATCGCCTTCTCGAACACCGTGACCGCCATCCTCGCGTTCGTCTGGTTCCGCCGCGGAGCGTGGAAGTCGAACGAACTCGACGACGTGAAACAGCCGTCTCCGGCGGACTGA
- a CDS encoding TetR/AcrR family transcriptional regulator: MAEPSDGDERSEAELKIMGATYRALCEHGYANLTMQAIAEEYGKSTAAIHYYYDTKDDLLAAFLSYLLDKFIDRVHEVETTAPKERLDLLLDRLLTHREGSRDFMIAMLEMRAQAPYNEAVREQFQRNDEYTRYLLKTVIADGTDSGVFSAEDPEHASNSLMLIVDGARTRYGSIGDENALEEARRTAREYVESVLMAE; encoded by the coding sequence ATGGCAGAGCCTTCCGATGGTGACGAGCGTTCCGAAGCCGAACTGAAGATAATGGGGGCCACCTATCGGGCACTCTGTGAGCACGGCTACGCGAACCTGACGATGCAGGCGATAGCGGAGGAGTACGGCAAATCGACCGCCGCGATTCACTACTACTACGACACGAAAGACGACCTCCTCGCGGCGTTTCTGAGCTACCTGTTGGACAAGTTCATCGACCGGGTTCACGAAGTCGAGACGACCGCCCCGAAAGAGCGACTCGACCTTCTGTTGGACCGACTGCTGACTCACCGCGAGGGCTCCCGAGATTTCATGATCGCCATGCTGGAGATGCGCGCCCAAGCGCCCTACAACGAGGCGGTGCGGGAGCAGTTCCAGCGCAACGACGAGTACACCCGCTATCTGCTCAAAACGGTCATCGCCGACGGGACGGATTCGGGCGTGTTCAGCGCCGAGGACCCGGAACACGCGTCTAACTCGCTCATGCTCATCGTCGATGGTGCTCGGACGCGGTACGGCTCCATCGGGGACGAGAACGCGCTCGAAGAGGCGCGACGGACCGCCCGGGAGTACGTCGAATCGGTCCTGATGGCCGAGTAA
- a CDS encoding ABC transporter permease codes for MNFRQSFQMSWRSIRDHKLRSVLTTLGIIIGVGSVITFVTLGASLQAAIVGQVSADSNPSIVASVGPPSANDGPGGPSSQGGSVPVFTEHDIEQLRGLSDVDSVVPQGSVQVSSLGHDGQTIGWESVTATTPGAFSSDSFESGRTFSSGSEEVVLNEPAATLFSTNVTTGDSLTLQFANGTRTVTVVGILNASATASAFGTSRPQIYVPTDPFYGTTVRSPTTGTQQRAYPQVTVRAVDYDHVDSVQPAVESYLTNESDASQLKPASYEVSLQTNQQLVEQIQEVIGTFTSFITGIAVISLIVGAIGIANIMLVSVTERTREIGIMKAVGGQKRDIIQLFIVEAIILGVIGSIVGTVVGIAGGYVAAQAIGFDLAFAPKWFGVAIVVGIGVGLVSGLYPAWNAARIDPIDALRHE; via the coding sequence ATGAACTTCCGCCAGAGTTTCCAGATGAGTTGGCGGTCCATCCGCGACCACAAACTCCGGTCGGTGCTGACGACGCTCGGCATCATCATCGGCGTCGGGTCGGTCATCACCTTCGTCACGCTCGGCGCGAGCCTTCAAGCCGCCATCGTCGGGCAAGTCTCGGCCGATTCCAACCCCTCCATCGTGGCGAGCGTCGGCCCGCCGAGTGCCAACGACGGACCGGGTGGACCGTCGAGTCAGGGCGGCTCGGTGCCGGTGTTCACCGAACACGACATCGAACAGTTGCGGGGTCTCTCGGACGTCGATTCCGTCGTCCCACAGGGTAGCGTGCAAGTGTCCTCGCTGGGTCACGACGGCCAAACCATCGGCTGGGAGAGCGTAACCGCGACGACGCCGGGGGCCTTCTCGTCGGATTCGTTCGAGTCGGGACGGACGTTCTCGTCCGGTTCGGAGGAGGTCGTCCTCAACGAACCCGCCGCGACGCTGTTCTCGACGAACGTCACGACCGGCGACAGCCTCACGCTCCAGTTCGCAAACGGCACGCGGACGGTGACGGTCGTCGGCATCCTCAACGCCTCGGCAACGGCGAGCGCGTTCGGTACCTCGCGGCCCCAAATCTACGTCCCGACCGACCCGTTCTACGGCACGACGGTCCGGAGTCCGACGACGGGCACACAGCAACGCGCCTACCCGCAAGTCACGGTTCGGGCCGTCGATTACGACCACGTGGATAGCGTCCAACCCGCGGTCGAATCGTATCTGACCAACGAATCCGACGCGAGCCAACTCAAACCCGCGTCCTACGAGGTGTCCCTCCAGACGAACCAGCAACTGGTCGAGCAGATTCAGGAGGTCATCGGGACGTTCACGAGTTTCATCACCGGTATCGCCGTCATCTCGCTCATCGTCGGGGCCATCGGCATCGCCAACATCATGCTGGTGAGCGTGACCGAACGGACCCGCGAAATCGGCATCATGAAAGCCGTCGGCGGGCAGAAACGCGACATCATTCAACTGTTCATCGTCGAGGCGATAATCCTCGGCGTCATCGGGTCCATCGTCGGCACCGTCGTCGGCATCGCGGGCGGGTACGTCGCCGCGCAGGCTATCGGCTTCGACCTCGCGTTCGCGCCGAAATGGTTCGGCGTCGCCATCGTCGTCGGTATCGGCGTCGGTCTCGTCTCGGGTCTCTACCCGGCGTGGAACGCCGCACGCATCGACCCCATCGACGCGCTCCGACACGAATAG
- a CDS encoding TetR/AcrR family transcriptional regulator: METQRSNGPPPETHEAIMDATCRALCEHGYANLTMQRISDELDKSKSLLHYHYDSKEELLVSFLEYHLDEFATRLSLDEYDSAADALAFTVDALFPDPDDSNDFEVTMLEMGMQAPYNDAFREQLQENNARLKDLFTRIFEDGIERGEFEDIDPERAAEHVLILLDGVRGRSVVLGSDEPNEVGRDAIREFIQAITVGDEAQ; the protein is encoded by the coding sequence ATGGAAACACAGCGGTCGAACGGGCCCCCGCCCGAGACACACGAAGCCATCATGGACGCCACGTGTCGGGCGCTCTGTGAGCACGGCTACGCGAATCTCACGATGCAACGCATCAGCGACGAGCTCGACAAGAGCAAGTCGCTCCTCCACTACCACTACGACAGCAAAGAGGAGTTGCTCGTCTCGTTTCTCGAGTACCACCTCGACGAGTTCGCCACGAGGCTTTCGCTGGACGAGTACGACAGCGCGGCCGACGCGCTCGCGTTCACCGTCGATGCGCTCTTTCCCGACCCGGACGATTCGAACGATTTCGAGGTCACGATGTTGGAGATGGGGATGCAAGCGCCCTACAACGACGCCTTCCGGGAACAGCTACAGGAGAACAACGCCCGGCTCAAGGACCTGTTCACGCGCATCTTCGAGGACGGTATCGAACGCGGCGAGTTCGAGGACATCGACCCCGAGCGAGCGGCCGAACACGTACTGATTCTGCTCGACGGCGTTCGAGGACGGAGCGTCGTCCTCGGCTCCGACGAGCCGAACGAAGTAGGCCGCGACGCCATCCGCGAATTCATCCAAGCCATCACCGTCGGAGATGAAGCCCAATGA